ATTTCTGGCGCAATTTGGCTGGCGCGCGACCAAGTTTTAACCACACCCGTCTCCGTCGGTTTTTTGCCTATTATTTTCTGTAAAAGTTTTGGGTCCACAAAAGGACCTTTTTTTAGTGATCTGGTCATGGTTTAGTTGTTTAGGTTTTAGGTATTTAGGAAAAAATTGCAGCTAAAACATTTTTTCAAAATGTTCACCCGACCAAAACAGAGTTTTGGTTTAGGGAGCGATTTTCTCCGTGTTGTTTTTAATTGAAAAATGTGTAGAGTTCAATCGCAAACAAAAAAATACAACCCCTCATTCGGAGCTCGCTCTATCATAGCAAAATTACGGGCAATGTCAATCTTTGCTTCCTTGAATTATGCTGGACTGCTTGCTCCGTTAGAAAAGTCGACGGGCGAGGCTCCGCCTCGCCCGTCGTCTTCGCGAGCG
This sequence is a window from Pseudomonadota bacterium. Protein-coding genes within it:
- the rpsS gene encoding 30S ribosomal protein S19 codes for the protein MTRSLKKGPFVDPKLLQKIIGKKPTETGVVKTWSRASQIAPEMVGFSFGVHNGKSHLEVLVTEDMVGHRLGEFSPTKKFV